One Sus scrofa isolate TJ Tabasco breed Duroc chromosome 1, Sscrofa11.1, whole genome shotgun sequence DNA segment encodes these proteins:
- the ALG2 gene encoding alpha-1,3/1,6-mannosyltransferase ALG2 (The RefSeq protein has 2 substitutions compared to this genomic sequence), whose product MEENQGQDEDPGPKPSVLFLHPDLGVGGAERLVLDAALALQARGCSVKIWTAHYDPGHCFAESRELPVCCAGDWLPRSLGWGGRGGAVCAYLRMIYLALYVLFLSDEEFDVVVCDQVSACIPVFKLARRRKKILFYCHFPDLLLTKRDSFIKRLYRAPIDWIEEYTTGMADCILVNSRFTAAIFKETFKSLSHIDPDVLSPSLNITNFDGADPEKLDDLVPKGKKYLFLSINRYERKKNLTLALEALVKLRERLSSQDWDKVHLIMAXGYDERVLENVQHYQELKKMVQQSDLGQYVTFLRSCSDKQKISLLHGCTCVLYTPSNEHFGIVPLEAMYMQCPVIAVNSGGPLESIVHGVTGFLCEPDPVHFSEAIEKFIHEPSLKATMGLAGRARVKEKFSPEAFEEQLYQYVTKLLV is encoded by the exons ATGGAGGAGAATCAGGGCCAAGATGAGGACCCGGGTCCTAAGCCGTCGGTGTTGTTCCTACACCCGGACCTTGGCGTGGGCGGCGCCGAGCGGCTGGTGCTAGACGCGGCGCTGGCGCTGCAGGCCCGCGGATGCAGCGTGAAGATCTGGACCGCGCACTACGACCCGGGCCACTGCTTCGCCGAAAGCCGCGAGCTGCCGGTGCGCTGCGCCGGGGACTGGCTGCCGCGCAGCTTGGGCTGGGGCGGCCGCGGCGGCGCGGTGTGCGCCTACCTGCGCATGATTTACCTGGCGCTCTACGTGCTTTTCCTCAGCGACGAGGAGTTCGACGTGGTCGTATGCGACCAG GTGTCTGCCTGTATCCCAGTGTTCAAGCTAGCCAGACGGCGTAAGAAAATCCTGTTTTACTGTCACTTCCCAGATCTGCTTCTCACCAAGAGAGATTCTTTTATTAAACGCCTATACAGGGCTCCAATTGACTGGATAGAGGAATACACCACAGGCATGGCAGACTGCATCTTGGTCAACAGCCGGTTCACAGCTGCCATTTTTAAGGAAACATTCAAGTCCCTGTCTCACATAGACCCTGATGTTCTCTCTCCATCGCTGAATATTACCAACTTTGATGGAGCTGATCCTGAAAAGCTTGATGACCTAGTccccaaggggaaaaaataccTGTTCCTCTCCATCAACAGATacgaaaggaagaaaaatctgacTTTGGCATTGGAAGCCCTAGTCAAGCTGCGTGAAAGATTGTCATCCCAAGATTGGGACAAAGTTCACCTGATCATGGCAGGTGGTTATGACGAGAGAGTCCTGGAGAACGTACAGCACTATCAGGAATTAAAGAAAATGGTCCAGCAGTCTGACCTAGGCCAATATGTGACCTTCCTGCGGTCTTGCTCTGACAAACAGAAAATCTCACTCCTCCATGGCTGCACATGTGTGCTTTACACACCAAGCAATGAGCACTTTGGCATCGTCCCTTTGGAGGCCATGTACATGCAGTGTCCAGTCATTGCTGTTAATTCAGGTGGGCCCTTAGAGTCCATCGTCCACGGTGTCACAGGATTTCTGTGTGAGCCGGACCCAGTGCACTTCTCAGAAGCAATAGAAAAGTTCATCCATGAACCTTCCTTAAAAGCCACAATGGGACTGGCTGGAAGAGCCAGGGTGAAGGAGAAGTTTTCCCCTGAGGCATTTGAAGAACAACTCTACCAATATGTCACCAAACTGCTGGtataa
- the ALG2 gene encoding alpha-1,3/1,6-mannosyltransferase ALG2 isoform X1: protein MSVAFALQKCCVTLLSHSDRACYSMLLCTLGIINHFSLCQTDRWKWHQVSACIPVFKLARRRKKILFYCHFPDLLLTKRDSFIKRLYRAPIDWIEEYTTGMADCILVNSRFTAAIFKETFKSLSHIDPDVLSPSLNITNFDGADPEKLDDLVPKGKKYLFLSINRYERKKNLTLALEALVKLRERLSSQDWDKVHLIMAGGYDERVLENVQHYQELKKMVQQSDLGQYVTFLRSCSDKQKISLLHGCTCVLYTPSNEHFGIVPLEAMYMQCPVIAVNSGGPLESIVHGVTGFLCEPDPVHFSEAIEKFIHEPSLKATMGLAGRARVKEKFSPEAFEEQLYQYVTKLLV from the exons atgtctgTAGCTTTTGCCTTGCAAAAATGTTGTGTCACTCTTCTCTCCCACAGTGATAGAGCCTGTTACTCCATGCTCTTGTGCACACTGGGTATAATCAACCATTTTAGTCTTTGCCAAACTGATAGGTGGAAATGGCATCAG GTGTCTGCCTGTATCCCAGTGTTCAAGCTAGCCAGACGGCGTAAGAAAATCCTGTTTTACTGTCACTTCCCAGATCTGCTTCTCACCAAGAGAGATTCTTTTATTAAACGCCTATACAGGGCTCCAATTGACTGGATAGAGGAATACACCACAGGCATGGCAGACTGCATCTTGGTCAACAGCCGGTTCACAGCTGCCATTTTTAAGGAAACATTCAAGTCCCTGTCTCACATAGACCCTGATGTTCTCTCTCCATCGCTGAATATTACCAACTTTGATGGAGCTGATCCTGAAAAGCTTGATGACCTAGTccccaaggggaaaaaataccTGTTCCTCTCCATCAACAGATacgaaaggaagaaaaatctgacTTTGGCATTGGAAGCCCTAGTCAAGCTGCGTGAAAGATTGTCATCCCAAGATTGGGACAAAGTTCACCTGATCATGGCAGGTGGTTATGACGAGAGAGTCCTGGAGAACGTACAGCACTATCAGGAATTAAAGAAAATGGTCCAGCAGTCTGACCTAGGCCAATATGTGACCTTCCTGCGGTCTTGCTCTGACAAACAGAAAATCTCACTCCTCCATGGCTGCACATGTGTGCTTTACACACCAAGCAATGAGCACTTTGGCATCGTCCCTTTGGAGGCCATGTACATGCAGTGTCCAGTCATTGCTGTTAATTCAGGTGGGCCCTTAGAGTCCATCGTCCACGGTGTCACAGGATTTCTGTGTGAGCCGGACCCAGTGCACTTCTCAGAAGCAATAGAAAAGTTCATCCATGAACCTTCCTTAAAAGCCACAATGGGACTGGCTGGAAGAGCCAGGGTGAAGGAGAAGTTTTCCCCTGAGGCATTTGAAGAACAACTCTACCAATATGTCACCAAACTGCTGGtataa
- the SEC61B gene encoding protein transport protein Sec61 subunit beta, which produces MPGPTPSGTNVGSSGRSPSKAVAARAAGSTVRQRKNASCGTRSAGRTTSAGTGGMWRFYTEDSPGLKVGPVPVLVMSLLFIASVFMLHIWGKYTRS; this is translated from the exons ATG CCCGGTCCGACGCCCAGTGGCACCAACGTGGGCTCCTCAGGACGCTCTCCCAGCAAAGCAGTGGCCGCCCGGGCGGCAGGATCCACGGTCCGGCAGAG gaAAAATGCCAGCTGTGGAACAAGGAGCGCAGGTCGCACAACCTCAGCAGGCACTGGGGGGATGTGGCGATTCTACACAGAAGATTCACCAGGGCTCAAAGT TGGCCCTGTTCCAGTATTGGTTATGAGTCTTCTGTTCATCGCTTCTGTATTTATGTTGCACATTTGGGGCAAGTACACTCGTTCATAG